A region of the Perca flavescens isolate YP-PL-M2 chromosome 15, PFLA_1.0, whole genome shotgun sequence genome:
ACAGAAGGCAACATAGAAgacaatttaaatataaaaaacaaaaccttaTCCTTGAAACTGTCTGCCTGCAATGACCGGGGATCTCTCTTCATTCTGTTTGGTGTCAGAGGGAATCTGCATCAAAGCCGTCACTGACAGGAGTGATGATATTCAGTTAAGACAGACTGATCCTTTGCGTTTAGGGACTTTCTTTGTTCATTTTCTAAGATGTTGGCGCAAACGCTTTGCCTACAGGTATTTCACGTGCATTCATAGGGCTCTCTTGACgatttcctctcttttttaaatgttttaacatataGCTCCTTCTCTCCGCAGGTTATGGGAATGGTTACAGCAATGGTCACGGGGCTGGTGAGtgtcatttgaagaaaaaaggcGAGGGGTTAAGGTGAACTCAGTCTAACTCACAAACATAATTATAATGCTAATTAGAACTATGTTTCAGGGCTTGGTTACCCTTCAGAGTTAGCTGATGGTGCTGAGAACAAAGCAGGGAAGCATCAAGGTAACCGTTTTGGGGAGTTATAACCTGCTAAAACCCATAACAGGTGATGGCACTAACCCGTAGATGCTTTAACATGGGACAAATATACAACTGACAAAATAAGAGGCCTTCACGGAAGCACACATGTCCAATGTGGTATTTTATCCATAGGGTGTAGCTATTGTCTCTTATTTATAGAAGCTGACCAGTTTATTCTGGGGGTTTCTGACCTCCTGCTCATGTAGTTGCTTTTCACACAGTTTAATTTAAAGGTGTGAATCAGTTAATGGATTAACAGTGTCTAAAggtgtgtttatatttgttcAGTTAATGGATTAAAGAGTTTAAGGATGGAGCAGCATTAGAGATGACACTGTATTCCTTTGGCTGCCAAACACTTAAACTAATTGAAACACTAGAAGTGGGAATGACTCCACCAAGCTTGCACAATCACTCaatcaaataaaattaaactaGTGGAAAAGATGATATGATCAAACACTTCCCTGGAGCGATGTACAATATTGGATTTTGGCCGATATTCTATATATTCTGTTATTTTCAAACTCATTTTGTCTGATTCCGATACCAATATatacaaatctttttttatttcactgaaGAGAACACCAAGTTTCTTCTGTACTTATTTTTACCTATTATTATGTTATTCTCATTTGTCTTAGATACAGACAttaaacaagacaaaacacCTTTAATTCTACCATAAATGTATCATTTTACAAATTTTACAGCAGCTAGCATGCAAGACATAGGAACTTGGCTTGGGTTTTGAGGAGTAGTTGCATTTATACACCGACAGATAAACTGAACACAAGGCTACATTCAAGGCTCAAGGCTAAAGCGTTCCTGCTAACTTTATAATCACCGACACACACTCCTTCCTTTAAGTTTGATCATAGTAACTTATGAGTTGATTACATAATACATAGCAGCATAGTTTCCAGAACAGAAATGCAGCAAATAGGCTAAAGCTAATATCTGTCGATCACATTTCAGTCAGATCTTTTACTACAAATCGTATCAAGCTGGAGCGAAATAACCTCCAATTCACCAATAAGAGCTCTGTATGAATATATTGTCTGTGATGTCACTGAAGCCCCCCTTGTCTTCTTTCAGGAGCACATGGTGCAGGACTGCACTCAACTGGTGGCAAATATGGTGAGCAGTGCTGACATGACCTCATCCTTCTGTCATGCTTCTATCAATGTAGCTTTCCATGCATGAGTCAGACTTGAATTAGTGGATAGCACAGAGCTGGTCATGTGTGGGTGAAAGGCTGAAAAGAGAAGAGATATGAGTAAGTTTCCCCATCAGATTTTTTTCCTtgcaggaggaggagctgcTCAGGTTCCTTACGGTAATGCTCCAGTGATTCCTACTGGACTGGAGGGTAAGAGCTGCATGCGTTTGCAAGTACATCTGTATTACAGTACACATCATAGTAAGCTGtatcaaacaaatgcacataaTAAGTTCTACCATGGCCATTGAAAATACTAATTTCCTGATTGGCTGGCAGGTGTCTAATAAAGTCAAAGAACAGCTAAATATAACAACAACAAGCgtattcccaaaatgttgaactattcctttaaggtaACATTGCAACAATACTTTTTACTAAAGCATAATACTTTTGGATCTTACTGTGAATTAAACAAAATTGACTAAACAGATCTCATTTTGCCTGTGGTAAGTAAGGAGCCATGTTGTAAGCATAATGATACACTCCAAGGTGTCCAGATATACAAAAATAATGAACTTGAAATTAATTTTGTCATGTCAGATTATTTACTTAGTCGTCAGTCACAGTATTAAGGTCCTTAAAATGCTGTACGATACAATAACGAAAATAAAATCGACACCCCCCAGCCTTAGGCCCTCATAAACTCcaacaacaaatacaaccaTCATTCTTGTTTTGTTACACCACAGTCACCCCTCCTGTTTACCATAACAAAGTTTACAAAACATTACAGCTACTAGAACAAATGCTTAACAGATTtgtcaccccctcccccccacccctaggAGATGGCGGCTACCCGTATCCTGCTCAGCAGCTCAACCTTGGTGCTGAAGGCACCAAAACCGCCAACAAATATGGTGAGAGAGCGAGTGTGTGTCAGCTATGAGGTGTGAGAAACTGTGTGATGGAAAAATAATGATTTGTCTGTTTCTTTGAAGCAGCGGGGTGTGATAAGTCCCACTGAGGTTGGAACCGTTGAGCAGATAATAGAAAAAATAGATAACAATGCTATAACAATGCTTGTGATCAGAGACTGCTTTGAggatgtgctgtgtgtgtttgtgtctctatgtctacAATACTTATGTCTGTTATGACTCATCAGTGTTACCTTTATTGAAATCCAATTATCTACATGTTGTGTTGTGTCAGGAGCTGGAACAGGATATGGAGCTCAGCAAACAGGTGAATTTTCATGCACTCTcaccaaataaaacacaaacatcctTACACACAATGCACAAGGCCCCTACTGTCACAGCAGTACAGCACATTGCAATTCACAGAGGTGGCTACATGAGCATGTAGTATTTTTAGTATGTCTTGCATAATTGAGATTTGAATTTTTTAGTATAACCGTTAGCTGTGCACATTTTTCTAGCTACCCCTGAAGTCCAAACATTCATaacataaatgtattttgtgtatttggtcTGTTTTATAAATGTAACATCTTTGCTTGTGTTTGAAAAGGTTATGGTGCACAGCTGGGAGCAACTCAAGATGCTTTGGGTAAGCAAGAAACCCCCAGACTTCCTCATTTATGATCAACTTCCACTCACTTTGCTGTTTCTGGTGACCTTAGTCATTTCTTCTTGCATAATACTACAGTGGCAGCACAGAGTGCACTGCACATTTTGCTGTGCTACACAATAGCTTTCATATCTAATTATAGTATTGTGCAGTTTTGTATGTGTCTAAATATTACTGTGCTTTCAAAcatgcacattttaaaaacacacgTGGTAAAGCTATTCTTGGAAAATGATTTCCCTACTCATAATTGTTCTTTTTCACATGCTCTGAACATGTACTTTTACCTGAATTACTGTCACGCCAAAAGTACAACTGCATGCATTATGGATTATTTTCCACTCAAGGGTATGGGACCCAATGTTGGCTGGGTCCTAACCAGTTTTTTGCAATGTTTAACCTACAGTAGCTGTCATACCTCTTTTTCTTGATGCTGCAGTTtccttctgagcacatttataaCATTGAACTGGGTTGATCCTTTCACAGGAGAGCAAGCTGGCAAATATGGCGGAGTAAACGGTGCCCTTGGAAATGGATACAAAGGTTAGAAGGAAGGAGGGTTTACAATTGGTGCATGAAGGTCCagttaaaacattataaaactaatataataataaataatataatataaaactattaaaacttCCACCAAGGGGGGGGATCATGTGATTTTATTACCACTGTATAAATTGTGTTGTGGTCTTGTTTGTTATCAACCAATCAAATTCATCGTTTCCTGATTCAGTATCTTTGTGTTCCTCCCCCCtgtcctctttgtctctgtctttaaCCAGGTTAATTCAAATGACCTGGACTTCTTTAAGTGGATCATTTCCATAATGTGTTCAGTGTAATGTGTTTTAAAGCTTTTTGTGCGTTTCATCTTATTGGGTCCTGTTGTGTTGTCTTGTGCTTTATTTTTCGTAAcctctgtgtctttctctgtaaGTGGACATTTGTCTTGTTTGTCCAAAACCTGCAGTGCCCCACCAGTCTTATTCTGTCAACACTGGAAAAAAATGGTGGTGATTGATTTGCCTCaatgttttaaaattaaaatgatgatTCAACTGTTTTAATCTAATCCATTATATATCAAATGATGCGGAATGGAAACTtttgagtgaaaacattgtacaTAATGTTTACCTGCATGCATTGTTCTATGTAATAGTGTCAGCGAAGCCTCATCCGTACACAGGAAGTTTTACCACTTCCTTTCTCATGTCGTGCAACACTGCCTAAGATAACGTCATGAACACTCAGATCAAAACATTGAGATAGAACATCAAATACTTCAAACAGTTCAGATATTATGCTTTTATTATGGATACACAtaaacaataacacaaaatcatgtaatttaaatacataaaacacattaGTAGATATTATAAATGTTTGTATACAGTAGATAATAAAATGCTACAATGTGATTGCACAATCACAAAACATACAATCTTTAAGCATGTTATTTTGGTATCTGCAAATAAAAAGATATACAGCAAATAAGGCATGAATACGTTTATAAGTAAAAGCTGCATTAAATCAAGCAAGAACGTTTATACCTCTTTCACACTACTGACCGGGTTTGGGCAAGGGTTGTCTGATCAGTGTTCAACCCTTCTTTTGgcagttttgcctgtaaaactctGCTACCGCTCTGCAAAAGGCAGACTAGTGAACATCCGGGCACTCACTGTCAGTGGACAGTGGACTGTTTGAAAAAGAATTGAATCACTCTGCTCTGCTGCTGTTGAAGCTGCCTGTGAAAATCCTAGTTTTATACACTCTATGGTGAAACCCCAGCGTAAAGCACAGTGTGACAAAattgatgttgttgttttctcaaAGTGTGTGGCAACCTGTGACGACTGCCCCACTGTCattttcaaccaatcacatatTTAGTCCTGCCCTCGCTGGTAGTAACCCAGGTCATGCGCAAATCACATTGAAATCAATCCTTGTCCTACCCTGATCCAACCCACCTCACATTTtgaatattcatttttttaatatttaaacagCAATATATTTCAGTCATCTGAATCTTTTGCTGATGTTAATTTCTGAAAGCCTATACAATACTCTTCTGTCAAACACATGTATAGAAATTGTAAACTGCAGACTCAAAtgtaaattaaacaaaacaaagtgaacATACCAAGTATTAGGAAAATATTTCCATAATTGAGTTGCATCTGTCAACACATTATATCTTCTCCCCAACAGACATACTTCTCATTCATTGTGATCCGTAGAGATTTAATAAAGGATGGATAAAGGGTTTTGCTTCAATTAACCTTAATAAAAAGAGTAATGTTGCTATGTAAGCATGCGTAAAGCCAAACATGGGTGTTATATCACATCAACAAAATATAAAGGACATTTTCCTGATGTTGAGTTTCAGCCAATTTCTCAACATTTCGTCAATTCTCCCTAACTGATGTACCTCTCATCTTTATTGATCAGTAGAGATTTATTAATGGATGACAGTTATGGATGATACCTTTTGCTTAGATTACACGCGTCAGTACACTAAAAAGCTTGAATATAAGCATCAGTAAAGCCAAGCATGGCTGTTATATCATATCAAACCTTTGAGTCTGGGTAATAAGACTCAGGTTTTTCTGTGAGCTTGTTTCATCCACAAACACACCCATCTCTAAGAGGATGGCCTTTGGAACAGGATGTGCATGACGGGACACATACAGCCTCTTCAGACTTTGACTCATTGGCGAAGGTTTATAGTCCTTGCATAAATCTCCGCTCAGACTCGGAGCACATTTCACCTCCAATTTGTAGAATAGTTGGCCATGTTGCAGGTTACAGAGATCCTGCTTGACTCCAGCAGAGAGGGTCTGCTCACATTCTCCCAACAGGTCGTCGTCCCAGTTGTTGTCCTCATCCCACACTTCAAATCTCACTTTACATCCCGATGACAAATCCCGGGAGCCTAGGTCGATGACCATGGCCCAGTgtgggttgttgttgttgtgaatgACAGGAGAGCGTCGGACCATCTGCCCGTTGAAGGACACCTTCACGTAGCCATCCGTGGCTGTGGTGTGGTCTCCCCAAAGACCAGAAGCCCGCTGTACAGTTATAATGACCCGTGCCATGCCCTTACGGGTCGGGCAGCAATCTTGGTTTACAGCAGGGTCATTGTGGCATTGGCAGACACAGGTGTCCCTTGGGTCGCTCTTTATGCCGGCCTGACATCGGTCAGTGCAGTTCTTCCACAGGCCTTTCTCCAGGATATAATGGCTAATGGCTGAGCGCAGGTTCTTACGGGCAGGGGTGTTAGTAGGCAGTAATTCATGGAGCGAGTCCAGGGAATATGAGACTATGTCTGGGTTCTGTGGTAGTGAGTTCAGCCATTCTTTGTAGGCTGCTGGATCTTTGTCAGCAGAGAAAAGAAGGTCTGGCTCCGTGGTATAACCCCCTTTTATTTCTGTGAACCTGTAGAGGAGAGAGTTAGTTAAATAATTGAGCCAATTCGGCTTTTCTGGTCTTGAAAATAGTTATTTCTAAGAGTGTATTCAGTCAAAGtatgtaaataaatagaaattgtgagaaaataaatgataaattacCTATCATTGAAGAGGCTGGAGAAGGATGTCTTACTTTCCATCTTGTTAATGTCCTTCTGGCAGTGTTTTGCTTGAGTTTTTATTGTAGCTTTAATGCTGGCAGACGCTTCAACTTCCAGGCACATTTGTACCTCCTCCAGGCTGAGGCCCAGCAGGCTGGCCTGGCACTGCCTGATGCTGGTCACAGATAGAACACTTCCTCCCAATTTCACCTGgaattatatatttaaacacATACTGCATAAGCAAATgttgttcattttattttattgggttttgtttttaataattttggTTTACCTTGGTAACATAATGGGTGCCAAAGTTGTCAATCAGTTTGTAAAATCGTTGCTTGTATTCAGGACTGTAGATTTTGGGGAGCTGTTTCACTGCTTTTTGAAATTCTCTGTGCAGCTTGGGAGTGCCGGACACTCTATAGCTGTTAACAGTGAGATACCAGATAAAAGACCAAACCAATATTAAAAAAGTGTATTAAAgtattgcatttattttcagaGCTAGGAGAGAACATTTTTGCGTGTGAAGAAATGACAAGAAGAGACAGACCGATATGAAACACGGCTACAACAGTATTGCATTGAAGCATTAAAGTTAATTCAGTTTGTGCATTGCATTTATCTTTGATTGTAGGGTATAGTGTGCAGAGAAATGTCATCATCTTCTTACCTGTAGAACTCACAGGACATGCTGTGGCTTGTGAAGCTGAACTTgtcattctttgttttttccaTGGAGTATTCAGCCAATTTAGAATTAGTACCAGCTAGCATCACTGAGCCGCCTTTTTCACCCACAGTAACATCTAGATTGGCCTGCCAGTTGTTTTCCACAGAAGAGGTGCTGGAACTGACCACAGACTCACTGGATCGGTGAAGTGTACTGGCCACTTTCATGCTGCAGGACTGCTTTGGTCTCCAGTCCACCACTGACAAGGGGagcttttgctttttgttttccagATAGGGGTTGCTACAAAGGGTGCACGTTTTATCCTTGTGTTTCCACTTATTCATGTCGAGCACAAAGGCTCCTTTACGTTCCATTTTGGTGATATCAAAGCCTTCACCAGCCAAATTGGTACCTGGAGCAAATTCTGCATCCAGGCACTGTCTGGGTGTCCCCTCTACGCATGATTGATACGTACACTGAGGGAGGGACAGCACGACGCTGGCATAGAGGCAAATATTCAACAGAAACATGTTGCTGTTAAGTTGGTAGTGGATGCAAACTGATGGTTTATCCTGAAAAAGAAACCTTTTAGTGAACAAACATGAGCCATTGAAGCAGTAGTACACCCTTACTAGTtgcagttctcaaggacgcacgcacacacggacacgacagcacagtctctttttcctttctctcaacttttccccCATTTGTGTggcgcgtacccgctcgcggtgtgaagtgTGTCCACGCTATTCTCGctcatgtagggaacctcgtgaattaacctgcaacatgtcagctgtttggcaATTCTTCAgcatgtgtgcagaagataacaagtttgcaatatgcaacacctgcaatgaaaaagtagggcgtggagggacaacaccaaaaacccaaatcacatttttttggttggatattggatgtgaaaagaaggaaatggttctaacattgcactttagaggtgtgtgaatttcccacaccaggagtaatttatatagttctattttatagtgatccattattgGTTCAAAAAATTTTCTATgtaagaaaagatagaaaattaatatttgtgtgtgctgtaaagtggttagaataaaatgaaatcggaatcggttAAAATctgtatcggctggcctaactcaatgaaaatcggaatcggcctagaaagttgtaatcggtgcatctctaattaatatgtgttcccccagcctgcctatggttccccagtagctagaaatggcgataggtgtaaaccgagccctgggtatcctgctctgtctttgagaaaatgaaagctcagatgggccgatctggaatcttgctccttatgaggtcataaggctatcccctttctctgctttgcccacccagaaaatttggcccacccatgagagagagacatcatggctttcaaacgagcaaagtgtcagttggtcaaggccacaccacGACCCTcaaccttgcccccccctctcctcctcaatagctacagacacagaaatggcacatactaaggaaagctcattgtggggaCTGGCtatagtggctgtaattctgcaccaaggctgaatttcgggaaagagacttcagatacagtattaggggaccactaaggtctatataaaagcatccaaagagcaccatgtcatgggacctttaaaataagGCTTTGTGGTTTGAGTCTCATCTGCACAATAGATCAGTTTCACTTACAAGTGATAACTACCTTCTTTGAATTATTACTTTTATGGTGTACCTCAAGGCCCTATTATGCTTTTACTTGGGTTTGCTTATAGAAAAGTTTTTTATGTTAATGTTTTATGAGTAAGGAAATGTATTCAACGCCTTTGTTTAGACCACAAGGATACACACAATGTGTTTTGGTGAGAAACACGGAATGCAAAcataacttttgtttgtttgcaagAAAACTCatcagggcacctttaagtctCTTTTCATTTGCCACAAGAGTGTCAAGCACTGGATGGCCGAAAACGTTCTATGGCTAAATGAGAGTAACTCctaatttccaccggttgcggaACGGCTCCGCTGCGGAACGGCTCCGTGCtctgccgtccgtcaataccaggtctggatttgttgcggaacggctgcagccatgactgacagctgaagtcacgaggacccacgagatctcgcaaaCTCAAGTAGAATAGAAccaccacaaaaccaacaacagtttgtttccatccagaggactAGGGGGGAAagaactctgtgctgtgttttcaaggtgtagtgcagggaaatatgatccgccgtgagcacggtatattttattttgaaaattaaccagatgttgtattttgtttctgtgctcgacttcctgtcctgcACTATCTGAATTGTGCTGAATTGCGGCGGAGCTCTCccgcgtccggcaaaaatagaagctctgcgtatcagCTTCGGAGGGCTGTGGACCTTTGGAGCTGGGACGCA
Encoded here:
- the LOC114570120 gene encoding perforin-1, whose protein sequence is MFLLNICLYASVVLSLPQCTYQSCVEGTPRQCLDAEFAPGTNLAGEGFDITKMERKGAFVLDMNKWKHKDKTCTLCSNPYLENKKQKLPLSVVDWRPKQSCSMKVASTLHRSSESVVSSSTSSVENNWQANLDVTVGEKGGSVMLAGTNSKLAEYSMEKTKNDKFSFTSHSMSCEFYSYRVSGTPKLHREFQKAVKQLPKIYSPEYKQRFYKLIDNFGTHYVTKVKLGGSVLSVTSIRQCQASLLGLSLEEVQMCLEVEASASIKATIKTQAKHCQKDINKMESKTSFSSLFNDRFTEIKGGYTTEPDLLFSADKDPAAYKEWLNSLPQNPDIVSYSLDSLHELLPTNTPARKNLRSAISHYILEKGLWKNCTDRCQAGIKSDPRDTCVCQCHNDPAVNQDCCPTRKGMARVIITVQRASGLWGDHTTATDGYVKVSFNGQMVRRSPVIHNNNNPHWAMVIDLGSRDLSSGCKVRFEVWDEDNNWDDDLLGECEQTLSAGVKQDLCNLQHGQLFYKLEVKCAPSLSGDLCKDYKPSPMSQSLKRLYVSRHAHPVPKAILLEMGVFVDETSSQKNLSLITQTQRFDMI